ACCATCGGCTGGAGCGGGCGCCGCTGACGCATCCGGGCGAGCCTGGCGCCACTGAGGAGTGGAGCGCCGCACATGCGGCTTTTCATGACGCTCTGGGGGTCGGTTGCGGCAGTCCGCGCTTGATTGCTTTCGCCCGCACCCTGCGCGACAGTTCGGAGCTGTACCGCCAGCTCTCGGGAACGGCGGTGGAAAGAAGCCGCGACGTGAAGGCGGAGCACCGGGAGTTGATGGAGCTGGCGACGGGCCGTCAGGCCGACGAGGCGGTTGAGGCGCTTCGGCGCCACCTGCAGTGGACCACTGATGCCTTGCTTGAGTCGGTCCTTGCCGAGCCCGTGGCGACCGCCGCAAACGCCTGAAAATAACTCTAGATTCGCTTGATTTTCGAAAATCCCTTGTTTAACGAGTAAAACTCAGGCACTCTGGGCTGACCACAGGCGCGGGACCCACTGCGCGCCGCGACCCAGCAAAGGGATCTCAATGGCGATTCTCCCGACCCCCACAGGCTCCATCGCGAATGGAGCCGCCCCCGCATCCCCTG
This DNA window, taken from Pseudarthrobacter sp. ATCC 49987, encodes the following:
- a CDS encoding GntR family transcriptional regulator translates to MATSPSGSTLTEHVYEQLRAGILKGRYVPGSPLRLAALSKEFGVSMAVVREALVRLAEQHLVALAPNQGFRVITISRQDLIDLTDLRIRLEGLALQRSVESGDMGWEANVVATHHRLERAPLTHPGEPGATEEWSAAHAAFHDALGVGCGSPRLIAFARTLRDSSELYRQLSGTAVERSRDVKAEHRELMELATGRQADEAVEALRRHLQWTTDALLESVLAEPVATAANA